A region of the Candidatus Bathyarchaeota archaeon genome:
ACGGTGAGATTTGTTAAGACAGCAACAATTATTATACTCCAACATAGTGCGTCCAGCCAGAAGAAGGCAACAAAACTAGCTGCTGTCAATATGAGTATTCGTTCCGCTCGCTCTGCAAAACCAACTGTTTCCATTTTGGCTCCAGCAGCTTCAGCTCTTGCACGGGCATAGCTTACCAGTAAAGAGCCGACAAGAGCAACAGAACCCCAGAAAACATCACATAAGCCGCTGACCGTTATGGCTACCAGAATAAATGCGTCTGCGTAGCGGTCAAGCAGGGAATCTAGAAAGCCGCCGAAGACTGTGGTTTCGCCATGGAGTCTTGCGACAGCTCCATCTAAGGCGTCGCAGAGTCCTGAGAGTAGGAAAAAGATTGGTGCGACGATGAGAAAAAGATGATTGT
Encoded here:
- the pgsA gene encoding archaetidylinositol phosphate synthase; the encoded protein is MLTRLKKQVQSILSTEAKLLHNLGMTPNQISAIGIFLAFLAGCFYWVWHYNHLFLIVAPIFFLLSGLCDALDGAVARLHGETTVFGGFLDSLLDRYADAFILVAITVSGLCDVFWGSVALVGSLLVSYARARAEAAGAKMETVGFAERAERILILTAASFVAFFWLDALCWSIIIVAVLTNLTVLQRTVHFYNASRKKES